ctttaaagggatagttcaccccaaaatgaaaattctgtcatcatttactaaccctgaggttgttccaaacctgtataaatttctttgttctgttgaacagaaaggaagatattttgaagaatgtgagaaactgaacagttctggagCACCAGacttttcctactatggaagtcaatggtgccccaaagcagcctggttacacactttcttcaaaatatcttcctttgtgttaagcagaacaaagaaattaatacaaatttggaacaacttgggagtgagtaaatgatgacagtattttcatttttgggtgaactatccctttaaggacagaACGTCTTTAACACTAGCTTTttatcattgattttttttctgtttttgttatgCTGGTGATTTGTCTCTGAACTGTCTCAATAGGGAACTCCAGCACTAGGGCTGATATTCAATTCAGtagttttagagtttttttcCTGGAATGCATGTTAAGAGCTTTTAGAGTGTGTTATTTATGGTGTTATTGTCTTTGATCTTTCTGGATACCTGTCCTTCATGAAGCTGCTTTACTATTCATCTCATGTGCTATTCATAtttcatacacacacaggtCAAGCAGGTTCTTTTAACCAAGAtacttatatattataaattaaaagtcCTTTGCCCAATAATCTGATAGAACATATATCTGGAGATTTAGTTTGAACTTTATTTTCTTATTggtaaaaaagaataaattacatttgactTGCGTTCTTACcactgaaatataaataatcaaaaagctTTCAAAGACAGTTACATTTGGACAGTCTTCAGTAGCTTAAGTAATGTGGTTGTAGAGCAAATACAGTCAAGCTACATAGTTACCGACTGgtcacatctctctctctctctctctctctctctctctctctctctctctctctctctctctctctctctctctctccctctttctctctcacccacacacacacattatatgtAATGGTATattgccatctgctgttttagAGGGGTAGTGCACTGTTTTTCCTTGATGACAGTcgaggggtgtgtgtgtgtgtgtgtgtatgtatgtatgtgtatatatatatatatatatatatatatatatatatatatatatatatatatgacgtcacatcagtttgttcttcgattttgtttgaagtatatcggggcctttaaaggtgcagaggtgttgtgtgcgctgtgtaaacatgatggttattgtagttttagactaaatgtgagcaggcatttactcatctcacttgcacaaaaacaaattcaatattcctcaaaataaataaaaacagtgaaatgcaaactcaataattaaatattcaatgaaacaaatatactttaatctcactttgctaaccctaaccctatatatatatatatatatatatatatatatatatatatatatatatatcatatttttaatgataaattatgatacaattatataaaaaaaagtatgtataattttatataatgtttgtatagtttgttatatatttataatacttCTAATTTATAATGTGTagtctttatttattatgtgtaaatataatatttcatatttaatcatttttattatttatataaatatgtatttatctTTCTTAGTATTTGTGTTTAGTAAATCTCCACTTGTTTATCTCTGTGAAAACTGTCAGGGCATGTCGACAGAATTCAAATGGAGCCCAGCATTTTGCCCAATGGCATACTTTGGCTTGTTTTCGTGCTGACAATGACGGCGTCGAACTGTGTGTCTGAGCCGATAAGTTGACACGTGATGCTCACACCCTGGTGTTTCTGCAGTGAACCAGTGTTTGCTTTTGTATAAGCTCATATTGTATTCATGGAGTTTCGGTGTGTTAGTGTGCAAGGTTCAATGAATCTGATGAttgaatgtgcttttaataaaaagaggattgtatttttatttgtgtgcaaaTTGTATATGCTTTCTTTGTGTGTCATTTATTGCAGGTGTGTGTGACTGCAGAGACTTCACCACCGGCCGTTATTGTGAGCATTGTGAAGATGGTTACTATGGCAATGCACTGACTGGCAGCCCAGGCGTCTGCTTACCTTGTCCTTGTCCAGATCGCACCACCTGCGCCCAGGTGCCAAAGATGGGGGATGTGGTTTGTACCAACTGTCCGACAGGCCAAAGGGGTCAGTTGCAGTCAGTTTATGTGCTATTTGCATAATTCTGACACACAAATACTCAATTCAGCATTAATAGTAAATACATTAGTAGTTAAAGCATATTATGCACTCACTATAAATTAAtgtacatttagtcatttagcagatgcttgtatccaaacacaaacacaaaaagcaGCAATAAATAGTATGTAAATTCTGTTAATGGGTTTTAATGGATTCCCAGGTGTACGGTGTGAATTGTGTGACgatggtttctatggcaacccTCTGGGCTGGGGTGGCACAGTGCAGCCGTGTGTGATGTGCGAGTGTAATGGGAACGTGGATCCCAACGCTGTGGGCGTGTGCGATCACATGACTGGACGCTGTCTGAAATGCCTGGGACATACGACTGGGGACCATTGTGAAAAATGCAGATCAGGTTACTACGGCAACGCATTGGCCAATGAGCTTAACCCAGAGCGAAAGTGCAAACGTGAGTGTCATTTAAAACATGAATGTGGCACAAAATGAAGACATTTGATTATCTACAGGTCAGGATGCTACAGGAAGTATTAATGTGTATCAAGAGGTTTTGACCCCATAAGTACGGTAAAATCTGAAATTTCCTACAATGTGGAAGGCAGAAAATGGAAAAATGGCTTAATAAGTATACTGCATAGTGTTttaatgcaaatgtaaaaaagtaaatGCAAAGGCGTAGGAGACAGAAAATATCATTAGCTCAGTACAAAAACAACAGAACTCAGTGTAGAATCAGTGGTGCTTTGAGACttcaaaactgaaatgaaatttttttttttgagatgttCAGCAACATTAAGCATTTTATCCTTCTTCAAGAACTTACTTTGTTTCATGCCTCATTACAATGtagacattaaaaaacattttgtgcaTGAGCTATACAACATTTATCATCATGTGGGTGAGAAGATTTTTCTGAAATACTTTGTAACTCATAAAAAAATTGTTGGCATAACTTTCTGGGTATTTTGCATTGTAAGGTTGTGGATTTATTTTTCTCAGCTTGTGCCTGTAATGTGGCTGGGACATCAGGTTCCCTGAATGACTGCCACCCGGATACAGGAAATTGTGTTTGCCTGAGTCATGTGACAGGAAGAGACTGTGGAGAGTGCGAAACTGGCTACTTCAACCTGCAGCCAGGCTTGGGCTGTGAGATGTAAGTTTTGGGATgtgtctgtctgcctgcctgtctgtctgcctttctgtctgtctgtccatctttctgtccatctttctgtctgtctgtctttctgtctgtctgtccgtctgcctgtctctctgtctgtcttcctgtccgtctgtctgtccatttgtCTGCCTGTCTCTCTGTTGTCtgcctgtctatctgtctgtctctctgtcttccTGTccgtcggtctgtctgtctgtctgtctgcctgcctgcctgtctgtctgttgtttgcCTGTCTGTCATTtgcctgtctgtctttctgtctttctgcctgtctgtctgcctgtcagtccatctgtctgtctctctgtctgtctgcctgcttgtctgtctctctgtctgcctgcctgcctgtctgtctgtctgtctttctgtctgcctgcctgtctgtctgtctttctgtctgcctgcctgtcagtccatctgtctgtctctctctctgtctgtctgcctgcctgcttgtctgtctctctgcctgtctgcctgcctgtctgtctgtcgtttgcctgcctgtctgtctttctgtctgtctgtctgcctgcctgcctgtctgtctgttgtttgcctgtctgtctttctgtctgcctgcctgcctgtcagtccgtctgtctgtctgcctgcctgtcagtccgtctgtctgtctctctctctgtctgtctgcctgcctgcttgtctgtctctctgtctgtctgcctgtctgtctgttgtttgcctgtctgtctttctgtctgtctgtctgcctgcctgtcagtccgtctgtctgtctctctgtctgcctgcctgcttatctgtctgttgtttgcctgtctgtctttctgtctgcctgcctgtcagtccgtctgtctgtctgcctgcctgtcagtccgtctgtctgtctctctctctgcctgcctgcttgtctgtctctctgtctgcctgtctgcctgcctgtctCTCTGTTGTTtgcctgtctgtctttctgtctgtctgtctgcctgcctgtcagtccgtctgtctgtctctctgtctgcctgcctgcctgtTGTTTGCCTGTTTGTCTTTCGGTCTGCCTGCCTCtcagtccgtctgtctgtctctctgtctgtctgcctctctgtctgtctttctgtctgcctgtctgtctgtctgccattctgtctgcctgtctgcctgcctgtctgccattctgtctgtctgtctgcctgtccatctgtctgcctgcctgcctgttgtctgtctgtctgtctttctgtctgtctctctgcctgcttgtctgtctttctgtctgtctatcagcCTAAAGACTAAATTGCATAAATGCTgcactctctttttcttttctatagGTGTAACTGCAATCCCATTGGCTCCTCCTCTTCAGCATGTCATCCAGTCACAGGACAGTGCATGTGTCGAACAGGTGTGGAGGGGATGTCATGTGACACTTGTCGAATGGGATTCTTCGGTTTCTCCTCTAGAGGCTGCAGAGGTATTAAATGTCACTGAACACACAATTTTCAAGTCAGATCTGaccttttaaaaatgttctttcaaaatactttaatatttaaattttattattttatatttattttactttttaaatttttttaatatttttaaatataaacataataaaaatattaaacaaatgaaaattgaaATGTTAAACTAACTTTAATCactattttgtaattaaaatggtTTAATTTACTAAGTAATAATCAACGTCTTGTAGTCAACTGATAATGTTACCTTGCTAACTaatgtattttactgtaaattcagCTCAGTAAACTTGCAACTGTAATACTTTGTTTTGATCCATTCTAGAAgtattaaatcaaaatgtatacaaattaatacatatttaatattgcaTACATAATTTTGTCCATTGTGTCTTTCAGatatctatttaaatgttgGAAAATCATTGTTTCTCTCTGTCAATCTCCCACCTATAGCATGTAATTGTGACCCCATGGGCTCAACCTCAATGCAGTGCCATGACAACGGGACATGTTCTTGTCGCCATGGGTTTGTCGGTTATAAGTGTGACAAGTGTAAACTGAACTACTACCAGAACCGCCTGACCCACCAATGTGAGGAGTGCCCTGTGTGCTACAGTCTCATCAGAGACCAGgtgggtgagagagagagatgatgaaGCATGAGAAATTATCTGTTTATGTAATGGTTGCCCAGCAGATTAAAAGGTTCACAATTACTTGTTATCTTACCCACTCACTACGTTCAGACACTGAAGGCTCCCCTGACCTACATCTTCCTGGTTTTTCATAATGAGCATGAATGAGTGGTAATGCAAGGATGATTTTAGCTCTGCCCTTTAAATGACTGTAAGATGTAATGATCAAACCTACATTTActgctgtaaatgtttttactgcttgatttttccattttttataTGACTACTTTTACACATTGTCTCTAAAttctcattttcatgtgttttggtaatgttttttttttattattattatttacattgttATGTGTACAGGCCAGTAAACTGAAAGCCAGACTGCAGGAGTTGGAGACGCTGCTCAGCAGTTATGACTGTAATAGACACAGCAGACAGTATCGTGGGCGCCAGCAGCACAGGCACCAACATAATGGCCTGGACAATCACATACAGAAGGACCAGGTTGAAGACTATCTGCCCAATGCCCTGGAGGACCTCCTTGCTATTCAAGGTGAAAAGacttaagggatagttcacccaaaaatgaaaattgtgtcatcatttactcaccctcaagttgttccaaacatgttttaatttctttcttctgctgaactaattcatacaggtttgaaccaacttgagggtgagtaaaagatgacagaattttcacttttgagtgaactatccctataacCTCTTTCGTCCtgagaatacattttaaatggcattaaataGTAAAATACCATAATTCAGTTTCTCTAAGGGAACTATTGAACTATTCTAATAATATACTATAACACACAGGACCGTTCAaaaggggtcagtaagattttttagaaaataaactaaacttttattcagaaaagatGGATTAAACTGATCAATGGTGATTTACAGTGATACAAAAAAGtgtacatttcaaataaatgctgttctttggaTCTTTCcgtttatcaaagaatcctaaaagcatattaagcagcacaactgtttacaacattgaaagtaaaatgtttcttgagcaccaaatcagcatattagaatgatttctgaaagatcatgtgacactgaagtttaaaaaaagaaaaagaaaatagaaatttaaaatagattttaaattgtaacaatatttcacaatattgtttttactgtatttctgatcaaatagcataagagacttctttcgaaaatcttaccgatcccaaacttttgaacggtaatgtaaATCTAAAACAAATTTGTCCAGTATGGTTTGGACAGTCACAGTTTAACCGGGAACATATCAACAAAGTGAGATTTTATTGTTGTATGCACATGTAAATTTGTGCCTTGTTTCAGCTTTGTTGCTTCTGCCAGTGACAGTCGTTTTGTTGGAAACTCACTGCCGATGCAACACTGATGTTCTGATGTttgatgttctgatgcagaggcTCGTGAGGCCTTCATTAAGCAGTTCTCACAGCTGGAAACATCTGCCCAGACCTTACAGCTGCAGCTGCGTAGCATTGCAACAGCGCTAAACTGCAATTTGACAgacagtggaaaagaatcagaGGAAGGAAAGATTCTAAAGGGTGAAAATGAGTGTCAAGAGCTTGTTGACACTTTATCCAAAGCTCTAAATATGCAGGACCAGCTTCAGAAGATGACTCTTGACCTTAACAGCATGGTGAGTCTGCACAGATCAATTAAATGAGTGTCTAATCCATCTGACCAGAGAACATGTCTTAATGGAGGCTTTTTATGTCTCTGTGCTTCTCTTCAAACATCTTATTCTCAGGTAATCCCTTCAGTAATCCCTAAAGAACCAAACAAATGGAATGTCATAGTGAACGAATCTGAGGTGCTAGTGAAAAGGTTAGCAGAAATATTGACTTCAAATCTGTCTTAATGTAGGTTCAATTTTTAGATGTGACTTCTGCAAACATGgtttataatgttttcttttaacagTCACAAAGAGATGGCAGCTCATATAGAGCAGACAGCAGAAGAGGCCTTTAAAATGGCTAACAGAACCTATTCACAGCTGATAGCTCTACTAGAAGACAACTCCACAGAGTCTCATGTACTGGATCTCACAGAGAAGTGAGTTACATTATGTTTGTGTCTGTATTCATCAAGCGCATTTTGCGGTTCTTTGGGTATTGGCCCttaataacttattttaaatgtcaCTCTCTATCTATTTTTGTCTGAAAGGCTAGAGGAGATGCAGCAGTTGAAGGAGAATCTGACTCTTGAGGTTAATGAGACTTTAGTGACACACCTGTCACTTCAGAAGCACAACTCTGAGATAGCCGCCATTTTAGAGAACATCACCGCTTCACTATCAGAACTACGCAGAACGGATGGCAATTTCACCCTGACAGTGGAGGAGTCCAATATAGCATCTTTCTCACAGATGCTTAATCAAACAGATGTCACAGCAACCCAGTATCCTGAGCTCACAGAGGTTTGTCCATGTAGTCTCGATGGAGACTGCTATTGATGccaaagggttagtttacccaagaatgaaaattctgccaattacttaccctcatgtcgttcgaAACctctaaaggtgatgatacacgtgacaactttttgagcaatgttgctgggcaaTGTTGCCGTCAATGGGCAACCTGATGAGACGCAGGGCAACTAATTAGGGCAACGGACAGTTGGCAGCAACTAATCAGAGAGgagcaaatctattgccaacccaataaatacttcattataaacacttgttaggcactttatttcaacttttcaaatgttttcatcgtttttattaaacataaatgcctttccgatctgatttgagataggaaaagggagaagagtgAGTTTGGCAAAAGGCAGATTCGAACCCACGTCGATCACGTCAAAAGCTACATTCACGTGCCATACGCCCTACAGCCTATATGCCACTACAGACGTTAAACAGAACAcgtctttttagtatttaactgaaaacattcaaaGGTTAAATTACAGCCAACGCACATTAAATTGGACAcctgttggtattttaagcattaaatgaggtaaattccctgttttgggTTGACACATGACAACTTACCAGTGTAAAAAGATAAAAGTTCACTCTCCTTTTCTTCGCTCCACTGCCGCTGAGAGgccgccatcttgtttgaattttttctgaaatctccaaGCCGGCCACGTGATCGGCTGCTAGCATTCTGATTGTTGGTCAACGtgcatgtatttttattaaataattaaaatctcATATGTTTAGAGTTGATTTTTGGAAAATCATAAATTAGTGAACAACAGAACAACACTAGTGCTTTGTCATAACAAACATGACACCACAACATGACAAACGGCAATAGTCTTCAGAAGCATtcataaacattattatatgGTCTAACTGTGTGTTATCTAAGGAAAATAAGTGATCTTTGCCTAATCTAAGgaatcatatttaaatgttcttgTGTCTTTTaatgctatatatataaaaaatcaaaagatCGTTGTCcattgtttgtatgttttgttgtaaaatacTTTGATTTTGCTGTGAAACTAGCCAGTGATGCTGatatgacaaaaatatatattttttaaatagtgcaCTGAGTCTGAAAGTCATGTGTATATATGAATGATGTGAATATATTCTTTTCAGAGCGAGGACCTCCTGAACAGGACAACTGAGTTGGAAATTTCTGTTCAGTCCAAAGAGCATATGGTAAATAAGACCAAAGGGGAAATTCAGCCTCACATGGACAGTGCTGAAAAACACCTGAAAACTGTTCAAGAGCTCAAAGAGGTAAAGCCTTGCTGCACTAACAATGAAGTATAAAAAAATGTCCTAGTAATTAGAGGTCTAGCAGTTCTTTCATCCTGTGAATTTTAGCACCTCCTGCCAGTCAGCCTGGTGGGAAATGTTAAAGCATGAGAGAAAAAACAACAGGGATGTGTTTTCAGCTCAAAGCAAATTCAAATGTGACAATTTCTTGCCAAAAGACAGTGTAATGAGATgcatattttgtctttttatctgAAGCTGATGGCTGTGGCTGAGGGATTTAAGGTGTCAGCCGTCTCCTCTGTGGTGACAGGAAAAGAGGTTGAGGCGGAGATCCTATCTCTACAGAAGGATCTGGAAGGTAACCGTTTCTGCTTTATACTTCTTTCATATTTTCACTGTTAATACATGGACTCCTTTTTTCAAAGTATGAAATTTGACAGAAGTAAATGTTTAAgttgtatattattataaaccATTCTGCCAATTGAGTTAATTGAGATTAAAGTTAAGCATTTATAATGAACAAATGAGAGAAATTTTGAGGTATAAAGACTAATATGGTAGAGTTGAGGACTGAGAAATACAGCAGTAGTAAGGCgtacactgccgttcaaaagtttaggttttttttttttttttttgaaagacattattattattgacataATTTataagcattaaattgatcaaaagtgacagtaaaagcatttataatgtcacacaagatttctatttcaaataaatgctgttcttttgaactttctattcatcaaagaatccagatcCTGATAATGTATCATAGTTGTTGCAAAGATATTAAAGCAGCaatctgttttcatcattgataataataataaatatttcttgagcatcaaatcagcatattagaatgatttctgaaggatcatgtgacactgaagactggaggaatggctgctgaaaattcagcttcgccaccacaggaataaatgacatttcaaaatatgttaaaatcgAACACAGTTATTctcaattgtaataatatttcacaatattactattttactgtatttgtgatcaaataaatgatgccTCAGTGAACAAGGAGAGTTGAGACTTCTTTTTACATTACAAAATCCTACCAAACTAGAACATATGAAGATGTTATAATCatgtacttacattttaataatgttctctgCTGTAGACATGGAACAAGACTGGCCTCAACTGCCTACACTCATCAAAGGGTATCTGAAGAGAGAGAAGATGCTGAAAGAAAAGACCCTGGTGGAcgtgaaaaaaaaacttgatcaGACCGAGATCAAACCTGCAGTGGAGAATGCTACTGCTGCAAGAAGCACAGCTAAACAAGCCAAAGAGTCTTCAGATGCAGTGGCTAAAGTAGGATATGCTGAAGTACACATGCATCCAACAAACACTTAAACGGTTATATTTGTCAGTCATGTTTAGCTAAAGTCTGTCCAAATGACAAACAAGCAAGAAAGGCATTCAGTCAAAGTATTAGTTGGTAATATTTTCATTCCGTTAATCACACTGTGGTTATAGaagtttataattaatatatatatatatacacacacacacacacacacacacacatatagaatGTGTATAATAGCACTCTGAAAGGCAATTTAATCAAATCAAGTCCCTAAATCCCAAAATGTGTATAAACACTGCATTGCCTCGAGGAGCCTGTACTGAAACAAAAACTGATGGGAACTGAAAGACCTGTTATGCTTTTATTCATGACAGGGTGCCAAAGCATCTCTGACACAGGGGAAACGGGCAAAACATGCATCTGGACAGTTGCGTTCAGCTGTGGACACCACCCTGGAGCAGTTGACTGAGCTGGAAAGCCAAGCTGCGCAGAAACAGCAAACCATGGAGGCAGAGGAGGTAAACAATTTGGCTTTAACTTGATAGTGGAATTGCCAATGTTTGTCCAGTTGGCTAGAACCTCAATGTCATTATTATTAGAACAAGGACTTCTGCCAGACATTCAGTATCACCGGTCTGTTTAGGGGGTTTGAGACACTGCAGTACATGTACCAgagaaaaacataaaagtatTAAACACGATATTGATATTGACCGAGGAGGTTGTATTTGCATTGCCATGATGTTGATGTGCCATTTCTCCTCAGGACATGCTTTCTTCAAGGAGTATGATAAACAACATGGAGACAGCCAAGAGTCAGCTACAGTCCTTTACAAACACACTAACTCTGCTTCTTAAACAACTGGGTAAATTCACAatcctattttatttttttattttttaatgtttttatcctCGCAACCCTACATACAGGCTGTTTTGGAggatgaattttattttatttgttttgtttgtttgtttttttgttattattttattttattttattttattttattttattcccaTAACCCTATATAGGGAAAGCTGTTTGAAGGATggattttgtgttttgttttgttttttgctttgttctgctttgctttattttattttcaatgtgctttttatttatatattttgttttgctttgctttgttttgttttatatcttcatttttatttttttattatttttttttttctaaaaagatGAAGAAGGTAATCTTCCAATAAATGAATAATCTCAAAATCTTACTCTTCTCCCATTTCTGTTGGCAGAAGCTAATGTAGTGCTGGAGAACTATGACCATATCCTGAATGAGACGGCAACCCGTCTTCATGTTCTCCGGGGTGCCGTGGAGAGTCCCTCTCTCACCGGAAAGATCCAGAGGCTTCAGAGTGCTGCACACGATCAAGAGAAACAGCTGCAAAATCTCAAACAGAACCTGCAGGACATACAAGAAGAAAGAGACAGTCTGACTGACATCGCCCAAAACTTGCCCAAAACATGCCCACAAAAAGGGCACTGAGCTGGTGTGAGGAAGAAGTCTATAAGTTATCTAGTCTTTTAGAGGGACATTGAGGTAGCTCAAGTTAGTTAGTCATCTAAATCAAGGAAAGCAATAGAAATCAAGGAAAGGAACAACCCTCTACATTACTCTTTCATCTGTGTCTGTTATAAAAGCAAACCTGAACATATAGatatcacattaaaatgtaaattctttataaacattaatttgttGTGAAGACAGAGTgactttatttacttatttactttatCAGTAAACAGTCCAAAATGCAGGTGATGGCATTTATACACTAGCACTTTGAATTTAAATCATCAGTAGTCAAGCATAATGCCAGCGTGATCAATATCGTGCTTCTATATAGAATAACATTGACATTAGGCTTGAATATTGATGTTTTGCAGACTTTAAGGAATGATATTATGAAGTTTGCATGCAATGTACTGTAGTAATATGCAATTTTCCCATATATTAACCTACATTAACTAATGGGCATTCCTGTAAAGATATGGTCCTTTTTTTGGCCACTTGGGGGAGCCATCCACACAAATTAATCTGTTTGTGCTGCACACGagtttgaaaactgaaaatttgtttttaaagccaGTAAATCAAGATCAAATAAACATTGTGTGTCATGCTGCTTTCAGTACATTGAACATCATTGTGTTTACTTGTGAGTCTGTTGACATGCAACTTATTACTTATTTAATATCTAACATggcatattaaatatttatttttgtgcttaTTATCCATCTGTTCATAAATTCTAGTTACAAAAGGAAATGGCTATGAATAGCTACAATTTTCCATTATTTGGAATATATTATCAACATGGAGCCTGCGTGGCTATTGTTTGCTTACTATCATTTTTGTTGTATTGTGGCTTATTGTATTAGCTGCTTCCTGTGAAGACTGAGCTTTTCATCTCTTATCTGACCCATTGACTGAGCTAATACCATTTAACTGTTCTTAACCCCATTGAACCAAAGACTATGGACACTTTACTTATCTTCTATTTCAATACAAAGGGAGCTATTTATGTCAAAAACAGAAAACCATACTTAACAGTTCACACTATAACACACATCCATACTGCATCACAAAATCAAACCTGCGTTCATAACTACTGTCATATCTGTACAGATAATTAGTACAGATAATTATTAGTGATCAGTTACAGAGCTACATGTTTAATGTTGATACACAAGTTAGGtttttaacacaaaatacaATACTTAAAGCTGTTGAGAACAGCTATCGAACCCAATGTGGTAGGTAGCTATCAAAGGCAAATTGTTGGAAGCAATAATATTAAAATCTGTCTGATGAAACCCACCCTGGTAACAGTAATTGCATGAAATCAAATGTT
This Ctenopharyngodon idella isolate HZGC_01 chromosome 5, HZGC01, whole genome shotgun sequence DNA region includes the following protein-coding sequences:
- the lamc3 gene encoding laminin subunit gamma-3 isoform X1 yields the protein MPLCRRMDFSALHSLLLLLFTTFSHVLAGMDSCYNEEGIPSRCLPKFENAAFSRSVIVSNVCGIPPEDYCMQTGSTRSCHHCDASDWELNRNATYLTDFHTDEEPTWWQSQSMFYGVQYPNSVNITLHLGKSFEITYVRLKFYTSRPESFAIYKRTEENGPWQPYQYYSASCRKTYGRDNKGFIRPGDKERMALCTDEFSDISPLTGGNVAFSTLEGRPSAYNFDQSPVLQDWVTATDILISLDRLNTFGDEFFKDAKVLRSYFYAISDFSVGGRCKCNGHASDCMTNEEGHLVCACEHNTAGVDCQHCAPFYQDRPWARATADSANQCVKCNCSGLADECVFDAEQYRSTGSGGRCVGCRENTAGPHCERCRENSFRSFPQHPCYDCNCNAMGSVSLQCDAEGVCVCWPGVSGVKCDICKSGFHSLGPGGCRLCECDDRGSVGACSAEDGHCYCKTNVEGQSCNRCKPGSFDLQLDNPDGCKKCFCFGHSVACSSSNQYMAFNITSDFLEDPDGWKGVFSEGHEQSLIWKEGEVYLLPYREENGFYKAPDKYLGNMLLSYGRTLSVSFTAELEELLPRSVTVMLEGSGILVSADLYSKQDPYSSLEKTPINTFTLRLTEKDVNPSIAPFEFLRMLYNLTALHISNAGGQNYTSQLSRVTLESAVQTTYHPDVFPHAPWVEVCTCPAGFTGKFCELCAPGFTRETPNGGPFSPCVPCNCNQHGTCDPETGVCDCRDFTTGRYCEHCEDGYYGNALTGSPGVCLPCPCPDRTTCAQVPKMGDVVCTNCPTGQRGVRCELCDDGFYGNPLGWGGTVQPCVMCECNGNVDPNAVGVCDHMTGRCLKCLGHTTGDHCEKCRSGYYGNALANELNPERKCKPCACNVAGTSGSLNDCHPDTGNCVCLSHVTGRDCGECETGYFNLQPGLGCEMCNCNPIGSSSSACHPVTGQCMCRTGVEGMSCDTCRMGFFGFSSRGCRACNCDPMGSTSMQCHDNGTCSCRHGFVGYKCDKCKLNYYQNRLTHQCEECPVCYSLIRDQASKLKARLQELETLLSSYDCNRHSRQYRGRQQHRHQHNGLDNHIQKDQVEDYLPNALEDLLAIQEAREAFIKQFSQLETSAQTLQLQLRSIATALNCNLTDSGKESEEGKILKGENECQELVDTLSKALNMQDQLQKMTLDLNSMVIPSVIPKEPNKWNVIVNESEVLVKSHKEMAAHIEQTAEEAFKMANRTYSQLIALLEDNSTESHVLDLTEKLEEMQQLKENLTLEVNETLVTHLSLQKHNSEIAAILENITASLSELRRTDGNFTLTVEESNIASFSQMLNQTDVTATQYPELTESEDLLNRTTELEISVQSKEHMVNKTKGEIQPHMDSAEKHLKTVQELKELMAVAEGFKVSAVSSVVTGKEVEAEILSLQKDLEDMEQDWPQLPTLIKGYLKREKMLKEKTLVDVKKKLDQTEIKPAVENATAARSTAKQAKESSDAVAKGAKASLTQGKRAKHASGQLRSAVDTTLEQLTELESQAAQKQQTMEAEEDMLSSRSMINNMETAKSQLQSFTNTLTLLLKQLEANVVLENYDHILNETATRLHVLRGAVESPSLTGKIQRLQSAAHDQEKQLQNLKQNLQDIQEERDSLTDIAQNLPKTCPQKGH